ATGATCCGCTCGATGGGCTACACGCCCAACGGGCTGTTCAACCACACCGCCGCCATCTACCAGATGATGACCGGCTACACGACCGACCGCGTCAGCCCGTCGGGCCAGCTCGAGCCGCCCAACGCCAAGGACTTCCCCAACTTCGGCTCCAACATCGTCCGCCTCAAGCCGTCGCAGGAGCCGATGCTGCCGTTCGTGATGCTCCCGCGGCCGCTCCAGGAGAGCAACGTCGTCGGCAAGGGGGGCACGGCCGGGTTTCTCGGCCGCGACTTCGACCCCTACACCCTCTACCCCGAGGGTGACGACATGGACATGGAGAAGATGGGGCGGATCCGCATCGACGACCTCCAGCTTCGCTCCGACGTCTTCGCCCGGCGCCTCGAGCGCCGGGCCCGGCTCCGCGAGATGATCGACCGGACGATGCCCGAGATCGACAAGGCGGTCGCCGACTACAAGCTCGACTCCTACTACGAGCAGGCCCTGGGGCTGGTGATCTCCGGCAAGGCCCGCGAGGCGTTCGCACTCGACCGCGAGCCGGCCCCGCTCCGCGACGCCTATGGCCGCAACACGTTCGGCCAGAGCCTGCTGCTCGCGCGCCGCCTCGTCGAGGCCGGCACGCGCGTCGTCGAGGTGGTGTGGCCGAAGGTCGCCAATTCCGACAACCATTCGTGGGACCACCACGCCGGCCTCGACGGCCGGATGAAGAACCAGTCGGGGCCGATGCTCGACGCCGGCCTGGCGACGTTGATCGCCGACCTCGACGACCGCGGACTCCTCCACGAGACGCTCGTCGTCGCCGTCGGCGAGTTCGGCCGCTCGCCGCAGAAGGGGGTGAGCACGTCGGGCAACAGCAACACCCCCGATGGACGCGACCACTGGCCCTACTGCTTCACGGCGCTGGCCGCCGGCGCCGGGATCCGTCGCGGCCACGTCCACGGCAAGAGCGACGCCACCGCGTCGGCGCCGCTCCAGGACCCGGTCCATCCGACGCAGCTGCTGGCGACGATCTACCACGCCTTCGGGATCGAGCCGGAGACGATCGTCTACAACCACTTGAACCAGCCGCGCGAGCTGGTCAAGGCGCAGGCGCTGACGGCGCTGTTCGGTTGATCGGTGCCGCGGTGGCCTCGACGAGGCGCTCGTGGTCGGTCGTCGGCTGGCGGCGTGGTCCGGCGATCGACCGGAGCCAGGCGACCAGATCGGCAAGTGCCTCAGGCTCGAGGGCGACCGCCGGGTGCGCCGACCCGGGCATGCCGCACCCCAGCCGCGCGGCGAGTGCC
This is a stretch of genomic DNA from Planctomycetota bacterium. It encodes these proteins:
- a CDS encoding DUF1501 domain-containing protein, which produces MLVIPGRPGKDLCDANLGTSRRALLRAGALGLFGVSLPNLLRLQAASASAPASGAPGWNRAKSVILVYLQGGPSHLDLWDPKENVPDNVRSSFKPIATKLPGIQFTEILPKLAAVNDRFTMIRSMGYTPNGLFNHTAAIYQMMTGYTTDRVSPSGQLEPPNAKDFPNFGSNIVRLKPSQEPMLPFVMLPRPLQESNVVGKGGTAGFLGRDFDPYTLYPEGDDMDMEKMGRIRIDDLQLRSDVFARRLERRARLREMIDRTMPEIDKAVADYKLDSYYEQALGLVISGKAREAFALDREPAPLRDAYGRNTFGQSLLLARRLVEAGTRVVEVVWPKVANSDNHSWDHHAGLDGRMKNQSGPMLDAGLATLIADLDDRGLLHETLVVAVGEFGRSPQKGVSTSGNSNTPDGRDHWPYCFTALAAGAGIRRGHVHGKSDATASAPLQDPVHPTQLLATIYHAFGIEPETIVYNHLNQPRELVKAQALTALFG